From Solea senegalensis isolate Sse05_10M linkage group LG7, IFAPA_SoseM_1, whole genome shotgun sequence, a single genomic window includes:
- the spg7 gene encoding paraplegin — protein sequence MSALLLHHRAGLCRKYSTRLLWTLSRRTVLVKKPVLNLKNVLSQRTNQPQKLIQSLLHRPLSPSFVGISKELIRNNLLRNPVGLVNLLGATNFFSTSQSKQEKNKSNRPKGKSPEEDEEEKKRREQEDQMYRERLRTLFIIALVMSLLNAINTSGGNISWNDFVHEMLAKGEVSRVQVVPESDIVEIYLHPGAVIFGRPRLALMYRMQVANIDKFEEKLRAAEEELNIHTKDRIPVSYKRSGFFGNAIYSLGMAAIGVAILWYIFRLAGMGGREGGFSAFNQLKMAKFTIVDGKSGKGVSFKDVAGLHEAKTEVKEFVDYLKSPDRYLQLGAKVPKGALLLGPPGCGKTLLAKAVATEAQVPFLAMAGSEFVEVIGGLGAARVRSLFKEARARAPCIVYIDEIDAVGKKRSTNMSGFSNTEEEQTLNQLLVEMDGMGTTDHVIMLASTNRADILDNALMRPGRLDRHIFIDMPTLQERKEIFEQHLKILKLTEPANFYSLRLAELTPGFSGADIANICNEAALHAAREGHKSIHTFNFEYAVERVIAGSVKKSKILSKEEQRVVAFHESGHALVGWLLEHTDAVMKVSIAPRTNAALGFAQILPRDQYLFTKEQLFERMCMALGGRASEAITFNKVTTGAQDDLRKVTRVAYSMVKQYGMCDSVGQVSFPDTEPQGAIGRRPFSQGLQQQMDHEAKVLIARAYRQTEKLLLDNRDKLILLANALLESEVVNYSDIEALLGPPPHGPKKMIVPQSWVEAEKDKQDTGEDEPQPPPRKRTEEEMNHELV from the exons ATGTCAGCGTTGTTGTTACATCACCGTGCTGGCCTGTGTAGAAAATACAGCACCCGTTTACTGTGGACGCTGTCGAGACGAACCGTACTGGTAAAGAAACCGGTACTCAACTTAAAGAATGTGCTGTCACAGCGGACAAATCAACCTCAAAAACTCATCCAG AGCCTTCTCCACAGGCCCCTGAGTCCCAGTTTTGTGGGAATTAGCAAAGAATTAATCAGGAATAACCTACTGAGGAATCCTGTTGGTTTGGTAAATCTGTTAG GGGCAACAAACTTCTTCAGTACCTCTCAGTCAAagcaagagaaaaataaaagtaacagaCCAAAGGGAAAAAGTCCAGAGGAAGATGAAG AGGAGAAGAAGCGCCGTGAGCAGGAGGACCAAATGTACAGAGAGCGCCTGCGGACCCTCTTCATCATCGCACTCGTCATGAGCCTGCTGAACGCCATCAACACCAGCGGTGGCAACATCTCATGGAACGACTTTGTTCATGAGATGCTGGCCAAGGGAGAGGTGTCACGTGTGCAAGTTGTTCCTGAGAGCGACATTGTAGAAATTTACCTTCACCCTGGGGCAGTAATCTTTGGAAGACCT AGGCTGGCGCTCATGTACAGAATGCAGGTGGCCAACATTGACAAATTTGAGGAGAAGCTTCGAGCTGCTGAAGAAGAGCTGAATATCCACACCAAGGACAGGATACCGGTGTCTTACAAACGCAGTGGATTCTTTGGAAA TGCAATCTACTCTCTGGGAATGGCTGCTATCGGCGTGGCTATTCTCTGGTATATCTTTCGTCTAGCGGGCATGGGCGGCAGAGAAGGCGGCTTCAGTGCTTTT AATCAGCTGAAGATGGCCAAGTTCACCATAGTGGACGGCAAGTCGGGCAAAGGTGTGAGTTTCAAAGACGTGGCGGGACTGCACGAGGCGAAAACTGAAGTGAAGGAGTTTGTTGACTACCTCAAG AGTCCAGATCGCTACCTCCAGCTGGGAGCCAAGGTTCCTAAGGGTGCGCTGCTGCTGGGGCCTCCAGGCTGTGGGAAGACGCTGCTCGCCAAAGCTGTCGCTACTGAGGCTCAGGTTCCCTTTCTGGCAATGGCTGGCTCTGAGTTTGTAGAGGTCATTGGAG gcCTCGGTGCTGCGAGGGTCAGGAGTCTGTTCAAAGAGGCTCGTGCGCGCGCGCCCTGCATCGTCTACATCGACGAGATCGACGCCGTCGGAAAGAAGCGCTCCACCAACATGTCGGGCTTCTCCAACACCGAGGAGGAACAGACCCTCAACCAGCTGCTGGTGGAGATGGACG GCATGGGAACGACGGACCACGTCATTATGCTCGCCTCCACCAACCGAGCAGATATCTTGGACAATGCTCTAATGAGACCAGGTAGACTGGATAGACACATCTTCATAGATATGCCCACACTGCAG GAGAGGAAGGAAATCTTCGAGCAGCATCTGAAGATCCTGAAGTTGACCGAGCCGGCTAATTTCTACTCTCTGCGTCTGGCTGAGCTCACACCAGGCTTCAGTG gcgCAGACATCGCAAACATCTGCAACGAAGCTGCGCTGCACGCGGCCAGAGAGGGACACAAGTCCATCCACACCTTTAACTTTGAATATGCAGTGGAGAGAGTCATAGCAG GGAGTGTAAAGAAGAGTAAGATCCTGTCTAAAGAGGAGCAAAGAGTTGTTGCCTTCCATGAGTCTGGACATGCTCTTGTGGGATGGCTGCTTGAGCACACGGATGCTGTCATGAAG GTGTCGATTGCCCCGCGGACCAACGCAGCTCTGGGATTTGCCCAGATTCTGCCTCGTGACCAGTACCTGTTCACCAAGGAGCAGCTGTTTGAGCGGATGTGTATGGCTCTGGGAGGACGAGCGTCTGAAGCCATCACCTTTAACAAAGTCACGACAG GAGCTCAGGACGACCTGCGCAAGGTGACCCGCGTCGCGTACTCCATGGTGAAACAGTACGGCATGTGCGACAGCGTGGGACAGGTCTCCTTCCCGGACACGGAGCCGCAAGGTGCCATTGGGCGCCGTCCTTTCAGCCAAGGCCTGCAGCAACAGATGGACCAC GAGGCTAAGGTGTTGATCGCGCGTGCTTACAGACAGACGGAGAAGCTGCTCTTGGACAACAGAGACAAGCTGATACTG ttggcCAATGCCCTGCTGGAAAGTGAGGTGGTGAACTACAGTGACATCGAGGCCCTGCTCGGTCCGCCTCCTCACGGACCCAAGAAGATGATCGTCCCGCAGAGCTGGGTGGAGGCGGAGAAGGACAAGCAAGACACGGGAGAAGACGAACCTCAGCCGCCTCCACGCAAAcgcacagaggaggagatgaatcATGAGCTGGTCTGA